In Mytilus edulis chromosome 3, xbMytEdul2.2, whole genome shotgun sequence, the genomic window tTCAGCAAGATGATATAAATGGTTTCTAAAATCGTCATATAGAGGACATCTTAATAAAACATGCGCTTCATCTTCAATAAAAACGTCACATATATGGCACACTctattttctaaaacaatattttcatatctcCCTGTTTCAATTCTTAGGGGAGCAACACCACATCTAAATTTGTCGAAAGCACTTCTGTGACTGAAGGGTAAAGCTATTTTGCAGTATTCCTCCGGTTCAAAAATTTCCTTAAACAGTCTGTAAGTTCGTAGCTTATTGCCACCTCTGCCCGATATAGATTTGTCAGAATGTAAAACAGCATACCAATTATCGACATgttttttgcatgttttttgCATGAAGGTAAAAACTGAAAGTCTTTCTGATGCATACTATTACTGTTTCCTTTTTTGAACAATATGTTATGTGTTCGGAAAAataggataaaaatgtttataaatattaaatatactataaaaaagtgaacaaatactagtatttattttaataattaaggATTTATATGCCTTAATAAGGAAAATGAAATGTCCTTTAAATGAATAAACACTATATGTCTagatacaattctattcaaaataataaaataaaagagcatttcaaactttataaacaaaacatgtcTGATATGATTTCTCATTTTTCTCACCACTTGTATGACTTGACACTATCatcaatccagtttctctgttGATGTCTATAGCATGAGGACCTTTGATTCCATCAGCATCTGATAGTATTGTCTTACAGATCTTACCATCTGGTGATACTACCAGTATACTGTTGTTTCCATAAGAAGCTATATAAACAAAACCATTCTTGTCTAATGTAAGTCCTCGTGGTCTTGCAATGTCTTGATGCTGAAATGTCCACAGAGGTTCTCCTGTAACTTTGTAGCAGTATACTTTATTTTCACTGTATTTGGTACCATATATATTTCCTTGGAATAATGAAATACGAAACACTCCTCTCATTCCTTCTAAGATTGTATGAGACATGTCACTCAGATTCACTGTAGTACACTGGCTGTCACTATCACTGATTACCAAAGTTTTACAATCACTTGCTACTCCAAAACAGTTGTGCGAAAGTTTAATTGATTGAACAATTTTACTTCTATTTACATCCACCAGGACTGTCTGGTTTCCTTGTCCTAATGCGACAGCCACTGTATTATTCATGACAAGGCAATCATCATATGGAAACTCTGTGAATGATACTACTTTTCTGATAAAAATGCCATCATTACTGAACAACAGTAGTTGTTTATTGATGTTATCAAGTATTATAAAATTACCATCAGGTAATATAAGACAGACAGTTATATTTAAAGACTTCATATCTTTTGGAATTGTCAATTTTGTCAACAAGGATGGTTTTATTTGTTCCACTCCAGGAACTTTTGGAATCAAGTGCTGAGCTTGATCTTTTCTTCCAGCCTTTATTTTTAGAGTAGAAGTGGTGGTATTGATATTGATATCACCAAACGATTTGACATCTTGTAAAATTGATTGTAGAGCAGATGAAAGGTTGACCTCTAgatttttttcaatgaagtggTCTCCACTTTCTAAATCTTCTATATATTTTGTAGTTTGTGATGTAATTTTCTCAATCTCTCTTAGAGCAATAAACCTTTGTAGCTCTGTAGTATATCGTGTCGTTTCGGAAAACTGGCTCTGTATTTGGTTTATCTGACAGGCTCGCTGTTCCATTTGTTGCATGAGACTGGCCATGTTTGATTTAAGCTGTGAATGTTTAGACTCCAAGTCATTACGTAAGTCTTGCTCTAATTTGTTTAAGTAATCATCAATCGACTTCCTCATATACCGTATTTTCTCAATGGCTTTGGTGTTCTGAGTATCGGTGGTAGTGATCCTGGTTTGCAGATACTTTATGGCTGTATCTATGTTTTCCTTCACATCCTTTAAATCTGTTTCAAAAAGTTGCACCGAGGCAGATGATTTGACTTGCTGAAGGATATCTGACAAAGGTTTCATTTCTTGGCACATCTTGTGTTTATCAGTGACACACTGAACACAGCATGGACAGGCATGGCAAGAACAGTAAAGTTCAAACTTCTTCTTGTGGTCTTGGCACTGGCTACTTATTTCTTGCATGAATGTAGGTAACTTTTGGTAATCATCAGCTGACATGGTTTTATGGTTTTTAGACAGATGTGACTTACTGTGAGGTTTTTCACAGTCTCCACAAAATAAAACCTCACATTCTGTGCACCATGTGACTGCTGAATTGGAGATTCCATCGTCATTGCAAATTGTACAAAGTTGTTTGACTGATGAGGCCATTACTTTTTCTCTTTACATCTGAAATATATGGATAAAAGCTCTCTAATAGGAATATGCTGGGAATGAATGGGTTAAATAACAAATAGTTTGCCGAAAAATATTACTGTATTAAGTAATCAGTATTATGAATAGATTCTTCATGTCCCGATATCTCATGACAAAACATATGCTATATAGCTATATATATTAggaaactgtaaaaagaaaaaaagaaaaaaaagttatcagcaagacaagatcttcaAAAGTGCAGCTATCCAAAGTTATCAGTTGACTCCTTGAAGGAACTTAAATGACgacttttatcatttttgttttgttttcacgTACTATCTTAAAAACTATAATGAAAAGATAGATTTCTTAAATGCAAATTAAATCATTAAGTACTACatatctacaaataggtcaaatAGAAGAAATTGTTAGTCCGCTCCCTGTAAGAATTATTGAGAACTTTAGATTGATCGAAAGACAAAATCTATTTGATTGAAGAGATATGTCAACTTCTAAtatgagttattgtcctttaagaTGGATTTTTATGTCCCATCCCCTCTAGTGGGCATAATTTTTGtcggtctgtgtgtccgtttgtTTGTTCAGTTGTTCTTTCGTCTGGCTGGCTGTCTGTCCCACTACAGATTTAAGGTTTTGGTCAAGTTGGTTTTTGATGTAGTTTAAGtccaattaatttgaaacttagttcacacaTTGCATATGCTATAACCTTTCTTATGCTTATGTTCaattaaagttttgatcccaGTTTCAAGGTCCACTAAACAAAGCAAATGAAAGTGCTAGTGGAGGTTAAAgtgtttttcaaagtttttggtcagggtagtttttcagtttttgataaaattgaaatccaatcaacttgaaacttagtacatatggtccctatgatatgatcttcccaATTTAAACGCCAATTCAtagttttgacctcaatttcacggtccactgagcaTAGAGAATGGTAATGGAAGTGGGTCAtctatgtactatggacacatccTTGTtcctttttagttttgttttgggAACCAAAGGTATGTTTGCATAAGAAAACTTCaaacagcaaaaattatcagctttactagatctacaaataagtcatatCTGAAATTGATAGTTAacttaaatgatattttatccatttttgaaaatcaaaagcaGAGAGaccatcaacaacaaaaaataatcagTCAAACATCTACTCTATATATAATCTTGGAGAGTCCACCCAGATATTTATGAAGTTGCACCGAATGATCAAGTTGAGAGACATTTAATATAAGACTCTTAATTTTTAAACTGGAGTTCATTCTCGGAGTGACATTGAGAAATTTTTGGACTGTGTCAgaataatatatcaaataaagtAAATTTTCCCTTTCTTGTGTTGgacatttattatgtttttactttctgttttaaacAATCAAGGATTTCTTGTTTTATGTATAGATATACTATTGCCAGAGTTAAATGATATGTTGATTTTAGTTAATTAAATAAATGTGCAATTGAATTATTTGAACATTCTTACCATGAACATTTTGACGGAAAGGAATTTGAACAGGGAAGTAAAATGTCCAATATCTGGGACACTTACGTATATTATTGATTCAAATAGAAATTTTTATCCCAACAGTTAAATGTCTTTGTATGAATATAAATTTGATACactaatgtatttttttttatttaaatgcgtGTTTTTTTTCATACTTACTTAAACACACTCAACAAGTTTGAAGTCTTATTTtaaattattctgattttttctAGGTTTATGAATAACTAAGTTTTGatgcatattttttcaaatttgctcCTTATGAAGGATTTTCAAAGTGTAAAATATGTAGATCTTCAGTTCATCAGAAAGGATCTCATTATTGTCAAGGTGAGTCAATATTTCACTCTTCAGTGTTTTAAATTAAGTAATGGAACCTTGTTCAGAGAAATAGATAACTTATGAAGACGGAATCTATTTTTTCAAGTGAGTCAGTTATATTAACATGACCTTTTCTTAGATCAAAAGTGATTCAACCAAAGCAATTTTGATTTCcatacctattttttttttttttttttgtgatttgtaaCACAACTGTAATAAAATATATcaccacaaaaataaatattggaAAAAGTTAAACACCTAATAATCTTAAAGATTGATATCAACTTGGGTAAAATCAAACGGAAATAATTGCGGCAACAGTAACTTagtttatgaaattttatttattccTGTTTCATATGgaatatcaaaataactatatactcatataaccattatagaataaGGTTTATCTTtgaaagttttgctttacattgtttcttttaataatattaataGCATTTATCATCTTTTGTTTTTAGGATGTGCTTACAAGAAAGGTAAGTTTCTGCTTTATTTTGTTATACcaaaaaacattaatatataatTGTATCCAATCAAGTAGTAATAATTTTTTAGTGTGTTTGTCCTTCTTTCCATTAATCCGTCCAGTATCAGGTTTTGGTTAAGGTTATTTTCAATGAATTTGTGGTCACATCAGCTTGAATCTttgtatacatgtttatattttcatggttcacCAAACAAGGACACATGATGGTGGGAGCATGGCATGGTTTCCCATGTAcctgcatttattttaaaataacaatttataatgcTTCATTGATGGAGTAAACTTAACTGAAACAACATGCCCACATTGTCatttaaaatgcaaaaaagtttatgcaaaaggacattcaaactcatatactGACAACAAACATCATGGCAAAAATATTCAGTATTCAATATATGAATCCAGTTTCTGGTTTTTTTGTAGGTATTTGTGCAATGTGTGGGAAAAAGATAATAGAGACAAAGAACTACAGACAGACATCAGTATGATTGGTGATAATGACAATGTTTGGTGATAATGACAATGTTTGGTGATAATTACAATGTGTAGTGACAATTACAATGTGTAGTTATAATTACAATGTGTAGTTATAATTACAATGTGTGTTGACAATTACAAAAGTGTGTTGAAAAT contains:
- the LOC139516102 gene encoding tripartite motif-containing protein 2-like, which produces MASSVKQLCTICNDDGISNSAVTWCTECEVLFCGDCEKPHSKSHLSKNHKTMSADDYQKLPTFMQEISSQCQDHKKKFELYCSCHACPCCVQCVTDKHKMCQEMKPLSDILQQVKSSASVQLFETDLKDVKENIDTAIKYLQTRITTTDTQNTKAIEKIRYMRKSIDDYLNKLEQDLRNDLESKHSQLKSNMASLMQQMEQRACQINQIQSQFSETTRYTTELQRFIALREIEKITSQTTKYIEDLESGDHFIEKNLEVNLSSALQSILQDVKSFGDININTTTSTLKIKAGRKDQAQHLIPKVPGVEQIKPSLLTKLTIPKDMKSLNITVCLILPDGNFIILDNINKQLLLFSNDGIFIRKVVSFTEFPYDDCLVMNNTVAVALGQGNQTVLVDVNRSKIVQSIKLSHNCFGVASDCKTLVISDSDSQCTTVNLSDMSHTILEGMRGVFRISLFQGNIYGTKYSENKVYCYKVTGEPLWTFQHQDIARPRGLTLDKNGFVYIASYGNNSILVVSPDGKICKTILSDADGIKGPHAIDINRETGLMIVSSHTSGEKNEKSYQTCFVYKV